The nucleotide window TTTGTCGCGTTAGCAAGTCATCAAAGATTAGGGATAAGTTACAGTCAAGTTTGTCACTTTTCCAGAGACCAGATAAGTAATTCTTCTTCCATCCCAAGAAATGCAAGAGGTAATGCCGGTCATGCATAAAAGAGGTAATTCCAGATAAGCAAAAGTTGATGCTCCATTCTTACCGTAtggtctttttctttccttgccAGGAATGCTGGAAGTGTGaatgcggttgttttttaaagtatttttcgagttaaaatatattaaaatgatattttaaaaaaaatatatttttaatattagcacatcaaaatgatccaaaacataccaaaacaattaatttttagtaaaaaaaattgaattttgagagAATATACCGCGTACCCAAACATAGCATCGAGTACAAATATATCTGTTTGATGGGGTCAAAACCACTTTCTGATGAGTTTTATATGAACTAgtattatattagttttttggCTCGCCCTAAACATCAAAACTTTTTTGAATTTAACTggtgaaatttgaattttaaattttttttaaactgctTACTTaatcttgatttaaaattaactgaTTATTGAAGCCTTCAATTTGAAGGACAATagtaataaaaagcaaataatgaTTCAATCAAAGGcaaaaaaaattggatgatagaattcatttttaaaaaaaagaaactatttaAGATTGAAATTTCTCGACCCGACTCTTGTCCAgctcgagtttaaaattaaccaaCATGAAAGTTGACTCTACATGATTCAATTAACTTGTTAGGTTCAAAGGATATCTAAAAgtgttaaaaaattcaaaatgatatatatttttttaatattaaaattgtgACATATTAAGTCAATCCGAGCTTTGGagggactaaattaaaattaaacaaattaattattaaaataagatttatcatccttaacctcataaaaaaactaaaaaaactgttCAGAATTTCGAAACACGTTTTAAgggtcaaattttaatttttcaaaatttagaaACTAAactataagttttttaaatcaaaagatcaaaataaaattttatcatcttcaacctcaagacCATTTTGTATTTTCCAGCAAAGTTGAAACATATTTCTTAACCCATAACAAATCAATTCACAAATCTTTATTTCTAACAACACACTCAAAATCAATTACTTAACCTTAAACCCATAATAATCATGAATCAATTTTAAcaatataaacttcaaatcttTATAAACTACGATCTCGTCTTTGATccttctataaataaatcataattaaaagtaaTATGACATAGAAGTATTTACTTGATACTTTCACTTTTCttgaattcaaaaattcaaaattcaaaatttaaaattaaaatttttggttTGACGAGGGAAAAGTCATGACAGCCACAAGaattagaaaagagaaaaacaatttaagaaaATCTTTATTTTGATGACAATTTGCAGTCTCCAAAGCAGtagtaatcaaataaaaaagattcatCCCctgttaatattaatattaatattagaaaCATAAATCACcatcaagaaaattaattaaggtaGTTCAAAAGTTAGAGCGATCGGCATCAGACTATATTTGTTCTATAGATATTCTTTCCAAGTCACTCATCAAAGGCATGATATGTGGCTCACAAACCTCGAAATAAAGTTGATCAAATAAGCCTCTCCAGGAAAGATGAGATAAAATGGCCACTGTTTGCAAATTATCTTTGAGAAAATTACAGGCTTTCAAATATGAAGGGTTAAGTAATAATCATGTTCATAATATGAAGATAAAAGAATATTCAGAGTTGTTCTTCCGTGACTCCTCAAAACACAAAAGTATTGAACCAGATATCTCGAACATTTGGCTCAATGCCATTACAGCCCTTTTTAGTACCTTTTGAAAGAACTTCAGCATGAGAAGCAAGATTCTATTCCCAGAGAAAACACTCAGTTGacgcaaagaaaaaaatgtttgtgGGATTTTCTTTATGAGCacgagttttttatttatttttaattgcaaaAGTAAATGCCTGCCATTAGCAGAGGTGATATTCTTGGtgaaaaattcaatataaactGTAGTTTGGTATCATAGCCTTTTCCAAACTAGAGGAATGAGGAAAAATTGAACTCAAGAAATGACAGCCATTCTTATCACTTTGAGAATCAAAAGAATAGAGttcaaatatttatactttTAGAGGGCGTTTGTCTACGCGGCTACGGCTGCGTTTTATTTAAAACGCAGTCTGTAGCCGTTTGGTAATAACAAAACTTACTTTACTGTGCATGGGATCCTTGCGTTTAAAATGCTGGAAAAGAAAAGCTACGAAAACCTGTTTTGCATGCACTGTAGAAACCTGCAGACAGTGCAATTCACTGCTGTTCAtgagtgaattgcactgttcgcggttttttttttttttaagtgtgttaattgtattaattttaaaaaaaaactagttttgagaattaaattcattcgcgatgtgaataatatttttttctcggaaaactagtatagagtgaattaaatttacgcgcatagtaatatcaattttatatctgataatattttatctaattttattacacgctcaaAAAGTTATTAAAACTATAGTTCTTATAGGATGAATTTTAgacgtaatggaattataaatagtttaatggaataataaaaaatattttatataaagtataattttttcatgatgtaataagagtaattaattttacaatatttaaatttaaaaccatcaatattaatatattttttaaaaaattattttataacctcaatttcaaaagcattcttaaccaaacacattaaattactttttcttcaactttaatttcaaacacagttttaaccaaacacctattttttcaaaccaacttcaactaaaaataccttttataaaataatttttttaaaatcataaccacaacagctaccacaatacgAAACAAACTCTTAGTTTGCATCCCAAACACCTTCATTGTTCAATGTACGAAGATAAGATTATAGTACATGCCTTGCTTTCAGGTGGACACATATTACACACCCTCAAAGATTATAGAACGCCTCACTTTCTGCAGATATGTTTGCGTAGCCCTTCTACTTGCTTCAGCACAGTGAGAAAATTGTTGTAGCACTTCGTCTTATAAGCACATCCAGTTCAAAACCCATTAGGGTGTTCAAAAACCTTCGCGTCTATGGAGATTGTCACGCAGCATTCAAACACTTCTCTATTGTCAGAGGGAGAGAAGTAGAGGTAAGAGATGCCAATAGATTTCATCATTTCAAGGATGGAACTCGCTCCTGCAATGATTACTggcaaataaaatcatattgtttGCAGAAAATTATTGAGAAATCACTGAAGCATATATTTGTTGATTCCAGACTCCATTGGCCATTTGTTGACTGACCTGGGATTTTGTGGACTTATCAGTTGTGTTCTTGATAAAATTCCTCAGCCGACCTGGGATTTTCTTGACATGTTGTCTTCAATTTAAGACAATGTGATCTGTTACCCAATCACATTATGAAATTTGGCATTCATCTGACATTTTTAATGAGTAacaaaattagaagaagaagctgAAATTACCTTTAATTGGAAGTAAGAGTAGAGGACTTGATTTAATGAAATGTAAACACAGAGGGATCATATCTGAATGTGCACTATGGGGCCACAGACAGGCCACTGAAATGATGTCACGTGTTCATTAAGCACAGCGCAGGTACAAGATTTTGCTGCCCAGTAAAAAATTTCGAGGCTGCTGGCCGCgcctttgaaaaaaataataataataattgtcgTATACGATATCtcgataattttaaaaaattaaattgtttgtgctaaaaataatagatttttgatatcttattatttttagatacaaaaatttttatttaaaaatttattaccaaatattataattattataaacttAACGGGATtggttatataaaataaaatatattattaatttttaaatattttatctaaaataaaatgtatttctagttatatattaaattgataaaaatttattgatttatgtaTAATTATAATAGTTCTGACTCTactatcaataataaatatttaattatgcatatttttaatgttagtgTTGGTAAGTattatatatctaaaaaaatatataatattttttattcaatatcagtaaataaactaataaaaaaaattaaagtcaaaaatatttattttttatttttcggcTGAGTACTGTATAGATGGGCTGTACCTTAGAACCAGTGACCGGGTGGGCACAGCAGGCACGCGTGATCTGGTTGATCACGCGTGCTTGCACATACTGTGAATTAAACAATGAACAGTAGGAGGTGAATTAAAATTGTCCATGTACAGTGACAAGTGAATTAATATTGCAGGACGGGGAAAGAGAGCAGAGAGACTTACCTAGTCTGCTGGAGAAGAAGCCGATGATTGTGTGCAGGCTGACCGAACGCTCTATCCTCTGTGTCTTGTTTTCCTCTTCGTCTTTCCTTGTTCTCTCTTTctgtctttgtttttcttcgtTCCTGTGTCTGTCTGTCTCTCTCTGTAAtgtctttttctttgtatttttctgtTCGTGGGTTTTCTCCCCTCCTTCGCGTCTGTGTTCCTCTCACCCCTGTGTTGTTATCTGGTTTCCCTTGTCTTTGTGTTTTCGTTTTTCTCCCCCTTTCTTATTTTGCTCGTCTCTGTCTTTTGCTCCCCTGGTCCTCTTCTGTCTTGTTCGTTTTTCtgggtttattttcttttcgttCTCTGCCATGTTGTGTTCGTTCAACTGTTCtcctctccccccccccccccggttTGTTCTTTCTCTGGCGTGGATAATAATCGTGGGATGGCATCTGTTGGTGGACACTATGGGGTAGAGACGTGACCATGATTGATGGTGGGTTTTTCGTTGAATGAGAGGGATGAAGAAGGAGATGAATAGTTAAACGGCGCCGTTTTTAACTGAAATGGTTATTTCCAATTTGATCCCTGACCTTCTTATTATTTCCTCATCCATCAAACTattttaaggaaaataaaaatcattatttattttcttttcttttctctctcttgaagCTTCTGCAACCCATCtgcatgcttcttctttttttcaaggtGCACTCTCCAACTTTGATACGCGCGTTGTTTACCAAACGTGTTactgtcaataatatttttgagtgtggaaaaagaataaaataaaaaataaaaccgctaattttaaaataaaaactcgaATTTAACCCCCGACACAAAAGATGGCCATAGCAGCTCTCATCGGACACGCGACGCAGCATCATTAAACACGTGTCTTAAGAATCCTTTTCATTTCCAAGTCAAACATCTTCCTTGTCAGATCCAAACCCATCAAAGCCTGACTTTTACTACTTTAAGCACAACGAGACGCCACGTAATAACTTCTAGATTTCCACCCTGGGGCCCCAACACCCAGATCCATCCTCCACGTACCCCTTCATCCATCTCTTCCGTCCACGTCTCCcttataaaaattcatattagTGGCTTTTGTTCATCCCATGTGGCAGTGTACAAGGGCACCAAAGAACAATCAACGGCTACCCTTCATCTGCTTTAACATGATCATCATTGCCTGTTTGTTTTATATTCCCATTTAGCTCCCTGTGCTTTTCCTTTCTACCACGAAATTTTTACTTCTTTCATGCAAAATGAAGAGGTTGGCACCAAGATATTTGCTTTTTGTGATTGTTTTGGTACTCGACACttgagatttgatttgatttgatttgctTTTCATGTTTGTTTGCGACAGCTTGGAGACGCTTTGATAAGGAGGATGGATCAGCTCACTGTGATCAAGACGTTGAATTCTCGTCGGAGAAGATTAAAAATCCGACGATTGAAGTATACgtgtcaaaataataaatcccATGTCACCATCTCCGGCGGGGATGATGGCATTGAGAGGAAGGGCGGCGATTTGTGTGGTGAAGAGAAGAAAGCAGGAGGAATTTTTGGTGCAAAAGCTAGTGATGATGGTGGTTCAAAGGAGATATCAATATCGTTAACACCGCCGAGGAATGATGTTGTTTTGCAAGATGAAGTAGTTTTATCATATGGGTCGGTGTCTGTTATAGGGGGGAGGAAAGAGATGGAGGATACAGTGAAGGTAGAGTTGGGGTTTTTGAGTTTTAATGAAGGTGAAAAGAAGtatgatttttttggtgtttatgaTGGACATGGTGGAGCTCTTGTAGCGGAGGCGTGTAAAGAGAGGTTGCATAGAGTTCTTGTGGAGGAGATAATGGAGGGAAAGGAAGGGGGTGGTGGTGTGGAGTGGGAGAAGGTGATGGAGGAGTGTTTTAGAAAGATGGATGAGGAGGTGGTGAAGGATAAGATGATTGGGTCTACGGCTGTTGTTGCGGTGGTGGGgaaggaggaggtggtggtggctaATTGTGGGGATTCTAGAGCTGTGATTTGTAGAGGTGGGGTTGCCGTGCCATTGTCAGTTGATCATAAGGtaatgatttttgggtttgttgaAATCGatcgagtgtttttttttttttggttcccaCCTTCAATTTGGATTTAGACCATTAATCTCTTAATTGAGTGAAGCTATTTGCTAGTTTTAtgacttaattctcaatcaattgaTTTCAATTTAAAGTTGAGAATTATCCTGAAAAATTAAAGTGGGAAAACTAG belongs to Populus nigra chromosome 18, ddPopNigr1.1, whole genome shotgun sequence and includes:
- the LOC133678794 gene encoding protein phosphatase 2C 51-like; protein product: MQNEELGDALIRRMDQLTVIKTLNSRRRRLKIRRLKYTCQNNKSHVTISGGDDGIERKGGDLCGEEKKAGGIFGAKASDDGGSKEISISLTPPRNDVVLQDEVVLSYGSVSVIGGRKEMEDTVKVELGFLSFNEGEKKYDFFGVYDGHGGALVAEACKERLHRVLVEEIMEGKEGGGGVEWEKVMEECFRKMDEEVVKDKMIGSTAVVAVVGKEEVVVANCGDSRAVICRGGVAVPLSVDHKPDRPDELERVEAAGGRVINWNGHRVLGVLATSRSIGDQYLKPFVSSKPEVIVNKRTENDEFLVLASDGLWDVISNEFACQIVKRCLHGRMRRKSQGVVSESCRAAEAAAVLAELAMARGSKDNISVIVVELKRRNSFSC